The following is a genomic window from Prevotella nigrescens.
ACGTGCGAATGGTGGAGAGCAAGAGCCTGAAGCTCTATCTGTTTAGCTTTCGTAACCACGGCGATTTTCACGAAGATTGCGTGAATACCATAATGAAAGACCTTATAAAACTAATGGAGCCGAAGTACATTGAGGTAACGGGCATCTTTACGCCACGTGGCGGCATCAGCATTTATCCGTATGCAAACTATGGCAAACCTGGTACGAAGTACGAACAATTGGCAGAGCATCGTTTTGCCAATCATGAGTAAAGTAGGGTAGAAACAATGCGAGTTAGTAACGAGAAATCCCCGAATGTGTGAGCATCCGGGGATTTTTCTATTCCTAACAATAGTCATTTATTATACTATGAACAAACTTCTTGTCATTTTTCTCCATTCATCTTATGTAAGACTACTTCTGTCGTGAAGCATCGAAGTGATTGCTGAAATCATATCATGGTATGGAATTAACCAACCTCAATTTGTCTTGCTACTTTCTGAACGCTCTTGTTTAGCTTCGGAAGAGTAATGTTCAGCACGCCATCATTCATCTTTGCACCAACCTCGTCTTTATTCACGTCGTCTGGCAAAATAAGCGTCTGCTCGTATTTGCTGTATGCAAACTCTCTGCGCAAGTAGTGTGCTTTCTCGTCTTTCACTTCGTTTTTCTTCTCCATCTTAATAACTAAGTCTCCGTCGTTATTAATGCTAATGTCGAAGTCTTCCTTTCTCAAGCCTGGTGCAGCCAGCTCTACAGTATATTCGTTTTCGTTCTCTAATACGTTGATAGCTGGTGCAGTTGCATTTGCCTTAGGCATATTGTTGTTGTAGAAGAAGTCGTTGAATACTTCCGGCAACCATGAATTCTTATACATCATAATCTTTTCTCCTATTTTTGTTTATTTATTTTTATGTTTACATCAGGTATAATACAATACTTATGCCAGTACAGTATGAATGACATTATGTCATAGATACATGACAATATGTCTTGTTCTATGCGATGAGTTCCTTCTCGTTGGTTAGAATAAGCAGGGTGTTACAGACTATACCGAAATGGGTTGATTAATAGTTGGTTAGCATTTTATGTTACGATACCCATTGTTTCGCTCATCAAAACAATGGGTTTTACACGGTAAAAGGGCTTGTTTTACCCGACAAAAGAGCCTGTTTTGAAAAGCAATAGCGGCTACCTTGCATCACAAGGCAACCGCTATGGTGGAATTGAACCAGTGTCATAACTTCTTTGCAGTTGTCTTTTACTGCCATTCAGTGCATTTCCGTTTGTTTATGCATGGCTTATTAGATAAGCAATATATCCTATGAAAGTGGCGCTAAGAATAAGTCCTTCCCATCGTTCGATGATGTATTTGGTGAACGAAAAGAACCAAATCATGATCATGGATATAACCAACATAGACAGGTCGGTATCGGTAATGCCTTGCAATTGCATGGGGCAAATAAGTCCGGTAACGCCCAATATGCCGAGAATATTGAACACGTTAGACCCCAGTACGTTGCCAATGGCTATACCACTGCTGCCCTTCCGGGCCGAAACAATACTGGTGGCAAGTTCGGGCAGCGATGTTCCACCAGCTACAATGGTTAGTCCTACGACGGCTTCGGACACTCCTAACGAGGTTGCAAGCTTTGAAGCACCTTCTACAAACAACGTACTGCCACCTATGAGGCAAGCTAAACCTGCCAAAATCCATACAACCGACATGGCAGGACTCATTTTGGGAACACTCTTTAGTGCTTTTTCGGCAAGCTTGTTCTCCTCTTCTAATTCCTGCTTATTAATCTTTGCACTTTTCAAAGTCATGAACATAAAGATCATGAAAAGCGAAAACAGTACTGCTGCATCTATGCGTCCGATGCGTCCATCGAGGCACATCATCAGCAGTATGACCGATGCTACAAGCGCAAACGGAATGTCTTTCATTACGGTAGC
Proteins encoded in this region:
- the queF gene encoding preQ(1) synthase, which translates into the protein MERNNDGLTQLGKKTTYRMDYAPEVLETFENKHQENDYWVRFNCPEFTSLCPITGQPDFAEIRISYVPDVRMVESKSLKLYLFSFRNHGDFHEDCVNTIMKDLIKLMEPKYIEVTGIFTPRGGISIYPYANYGKPGTKYEQLAEHRFANHE
- a CDS encoding Hsp20/alpha crystallin family protein, translating into MYKNSWLPEVFNDFFYNNNMPKANATAPAINVLENENEYTVELAAPGLRKEDFDISINNDGDLVIKMEKKNEVKDEKAHYLRREFAYSKYEQTLILPDDVNKDEVGAKMNDGVLNITLPKLNKSVQKVARQIEVG
- a CDS encoding calcium/sodium antiporter encodes the protein MLLNLIFIIVGIVLVLWGADRLTEGSVAVAERMNIPQIVIGLTVVAMGTSMPEFCVSLISALKGTPDLAVGNVVGSNIFNSLFIVGITAAIAPMAILRATVMKDIPFALVASVILLMMCLDGRIGRIDAAVLFSLFMIFMFMTLKSAKINKQELEEENKLAEKALKSVPKMSPAMSVVWILAGLACLIGGSTLFVEGASKLATSLGVSEAVVGLTIVAGGTSLPELATSIVSARKGSSGIAIGNVLGSNVFNILGILGVTGLICPMQLQGITDTDLSMLVISMIMIWFFSFTKYIIERWEGLILSATFIGYIAYLISHA